The Microbulbifer sp. YPW1 genome contains a region encoding:
- a CDS encoding alpha-amylase family glycosyl hydrolase: MRKTSGLSAFIAAASLALAACSDGSATDPAAPVTATESPVQAEADEKVAAPTGADPFWNNATVYFMLPDRFANGDPDNDLAYGREADTGHLRGFHGGDLQGVINKLNEGYFDALGVDALWMSPVYEQIHGATDEGTGRTYAYHGYWPRDWTTVDHNFGNEALLAELIDTAHSRGIRVLLDVVANHTGPVTGKDPLWPAEWNRDDSVCDWSGFAGTVSCMLVDNLPDIRTESEAPVDLPPQLVSKWAEEGRLQQEQAELDAFFERTGYPRAPKYYMVKWLTDWVREYGVDGFRVDTVKHVEPEVWAVLKKEASLALADWKQRNPDRKLDNRDFYMVGEVYGYGITSGRDFDFGDRQVDFFDYGFDSLINFDIAARADREDMESIFSRYSQMLNGGAMEGVGVLNYLTSHDDMNSFDRERQRPREAAFKLMLAPGAAQIYYGDELARPLTAPGAQGDAQLRSPMNWGDLEKNETREILALWQKLGQFRQSHLAVGAGVHKRLSEAPYVFSRTLEDDRVMVALDMPKGEKSLSAAGVFAEGTLVKDYYSGIEARVENGTLKFDTEFDTLLLGSPATQALSAR; encoded by the coding sequence ATGAGAAAAACATCCGGCCTGAGTGCCTTTATCGCAGCTGCCAGCTTGGCCCTGGCCGCCTGTAGCGATGGATCCGCTACGGATCCGGCAGCGCCAGTCACCGCAACTGAGTCCCCGGTCCAGGCCGAGGCTGACGAGAAGGTCGCGGCACCGACCGGGGCAGACCCATTCTGGAACAATGCCACCGTTTATTTCATGCTCCCCGACCGCTTTGCCAACGGTGACCCGGACAACGACCTCGCCTACGGGCGCGAGGCCGATACGGGCCATCTGCGCGGTTTTCACGGCGGCGACCTGCAAGGCGTTATCAACAAGCTGAATGAGGGTTACTTCGACGCGCTGGGTGTTGACGCCCTGTGGATGTCCCCGGTCTACGAGCAGATTCACGGTGCCACGGATGAGGGCACCGGGCGCACTTACGCCTATCACGGCTACTGGCCCAGAGATTGGACCACCGTTGACCACAACTTTGGCAATGAGGCGCTACTGGCGGAACTGATTGATACGGCGCACAGCCGCGGCATCCGCGTACTGCTGGATGTGGTTGCGAACCATACTGGTCCGGTGACCGGCAAGGATCCGCTGTGGCCAGCGGAGTGGAACCGCGACGATTCTGTGTGCGACTGGTCTGGCTTTGCCGGTACCGTCAGCTGCATGCTGGTTGATAACCTGCCGGACATCCGCACCGAAAGCGAAGCGCCGGTTGATCTGCCGCCGCAGCTGGTGAGCAAGTGGGCGGAGGAGGGACGCCTGCAACAGGAGCAGGCCGAGCTGGACGCATTCTTTGAGCGCACCGGTTACCCGCGCGCGCCCAAATATTACATGGTGAAATGGCTGACCGACTGGGTGCGTGAGTACGGTGTTGACGGCTTTCGCGTGGATACGGTCAAGCATGTGGAGCCGGAAGTCTGGGCAGTGCTCAAGAAGGAGGCAAGCCTTGCCCTCGCAGATTGGAAACAACGCAACCCGGATAGAAAGCTCGACAATCGCGACTTCTATATGGTCGGAGAGGTCTATGGCTATGGGATTACCAGCGGACGTGATTTCGATTTCGGCGACCGCCAGGTGGACTTCTTTGACTACGGCTTCGACAGCCTGATCAATTTCGATATCGCTGCGCGCGCCGATCGCGAAGATATGGAGTCGATCTTTTCCCGCTACTCACAAATGTTGAACGGCGGGGCAATGGAGGGTGTGGGTGTGCTCAATTACCTGACCTCTCACGACGATATGAATTCCTTCGACCGCGAGCGCCAGCGTCCCCGCGAAGCGGCATTCAAGTTGATGCTGGCGCCCGGCGCAGCACAGATCTACTACGGCGATGAGCTGGCCCGGCCGCTGACGGCGCCCGGTGCACAGGGCGATGCCCAGCTGCGTAGCCCTATGAACTGGGGGGATCTGGAAAAAAACGAAACCCGCGAGATACTCGCTCTCTGGCAGAAACTGGGTCAGTTTCGACAGTCTCATCTGGCGGTCGGCGCCGGTGTGCACAAGCGTCTCAGTGAAGCGCCCTATGTATTCAGCCGCACCCTGGAAGACGATCGGGTAATGGTGGCACTGGATATGCCAAAAGGGGAGAAGTCCCTGTCTGCTGCCGGCGTCTTCGCCGAGGGCACCCTGGTGAAAGATTATTACTCTGGTATTGAAGCCCGGGTAGAAAATGGCACTCTGAAATTTGATACAGAGTTCGATACTCTGCTTTTGGGTAGCCCCGCCACCCAGGCATTGAGCGCCCGGTAA
- a CDS encoding PQQ-dependent sugar dehydrogenase: MISAPQVVGDKVSATYVCLRAFLLLLLCLPVTAIAQNWSEAWFRGTPNDWGTTAMTYDAQAGVWVTEQTFDDANPRFKISHFQDWNEAYPANDFLMQNGRYRIVFDDVSKDISVTEIVDPPAESSNQICFDNTQNYADPHIYFWGPQPAAGFNDLPGWPGRPMTQSGGFHCYDFTGHLDGAMPDALNVIFNDNGAAQTPDLYFSGDPCYLDGQWQPAQGCGLDANPDQPPSERPLLAQPLKFPVSGNVSGGNYRFEIAYPHLQGLFMSPVMVVPDGLNDLLYVVDKTGSIFTFPNRENVAPGEVQTLLDINTEVRNYHEQGLLSMAFDPGFASNGFIYIYYIHGTDDNERAPDGSYGDAILERWTVDDPNNPVQVIAGSRAELLRIPQRGPDHKGGMMQFHPEDNYLYLSIGDGAYGHSATMPYPEDPRTNNGAQEPDNLLGTFIRIQPLAQPVDGKYYAIPVDNPFVGVPGFREEIWSYGHRNPWRWSFDSEAPYTLWETEVGQAGFEEVNLIEKGKNYGWPVCEGTTNRGDLGGDPAKNCSTDFEPPRDGYAHPTGFSIIGGVVYRGGSLPGLTGNFIFGDYVTKRIWSIVDGEAKTLISDTFPENIASFGTDLSGETLLVSTYGVEYGGQSTIYKVVDDDAETAVIPAKLSETGLFADLENLVPASGVLEYSLNTKGWFDGASVRHFISLPNDSQINFTDIDNWDLPVGTVLVKHQSIATTENPQQPFTTSVLFRQDTGKWQAANYYWNSAGTDADLVNETLTVMDGGIESRQRAVQSAADCGSCHIGSGSREPLAVHTRQLNRTFQYGESLESVANQLDVFNTIGLFSEDISSAQNHAQFVAADDTSADLNERARTYLDTNCSHCHASGFMDLRYDTPLADTRLLEVEATGSTARLRPFDHASSLIYIYQTTDNNRMPKGTRYTNPVAEALFRNWIDATAAQQTGIALLAGSDRLNSGDLLTVTVQAEFDNGFTAAVAGTPSVASSNSAVISIESVESGAFTLRAGDTGSATVTVQQNGFSKSLTISVTTVDTGITDIAIAPQGLPLDSTRQLAAYGVRADGTRQNLFGRVTWSVESGPATVDQSGLVTRTGGGDVTVRAEAGEFSATVALTEASSGISVRYDNPDDWAQVFVHLWVTVDGQDQAITQWPGLLMSGPDAEGWWSHTIAEEDLHNGQINLVFNNGNGQQTGDQRNIAESSSLSGGTWEPWELPGPVGGDTSRLSVIGGTTADGGRDYAIGSIITVTADTPPLGTEFASWSGDAAPYIVGDPSQPQVQLLIPQHDLSLVALFPSSNNTYEAGQNFYAAHCASCHGDQGQGGVAQALAGSGSNWQLAQLTQYIEDFMPMDAAASCVGDQPGACAYETARLIVDEAWDNGSCGDSSCDGSSLDQRNLRLLTRDEYLNSVRDIFAIDFDASLMGPVPADGRFRNFDTASFLTAGNDRTLGYELVAEQVADLAIGQTGFLNLASGCGDVNCVVDTLGFRLFRRPLTTTEIANYTPLYSSEDDGRLLLQAMLMSPHFMYRSELGQLDAETGLYRLDNYEVATLLSYTFWGTTPDDTLLLAATEENFDVAAQVDRLLADPRSERGLRRFISGWLINNQYPFPAISSPELIAAFKEETVGFVLENIRNDAAYSTLLSGNATWADEVLAAHYGLDNSAGSGWMMRNFPVGDPRTGTGLLGHGSFLASRTSTVNPAPIKRGVYVREVLMCQEFPPPAAADFNVVFEESDSNREATARHTSDPACAACHQFIDGVGFGFEGFGSDALYRTIETIGTGEEQAIDDSGSIKSLYTPATVLDPTSPSYDFYSVAELASLIAGSDQGEACFARQFYRYVVGREESASDDLIIHTVSEDLRNGGGMQAMLRSLVLSDAFTLRR; the protein is encoded by the coding sequence ATGATATCTGCCCCCCAAGTGGTCGGAGACAAGGTCTCCGCTACCTACGTATGCCTGCGCGCTTTTCTGCTGCTGTTACTCTGCCTGCCAGTTACGGCAATCGCGCAAAACTGGTCGGAAGCCTGGTTTCGCGGTACCCCAAATGATTGGGGTACAACGGCGATGACCTACGATGCGCAGGCCGGTGTCTGGGTCACTGAACAGACGTTCGACGACGCCAACCCGCGCTTCAAGATCAGCCACTTCCAGGATTGGAATGAAGCCTACCCGGCGAATGACTTCCTGATGCAAAACGGGCGCTACCGGATTGTTTTCGACGATGTCAGCAAAGACATTTCGGTGACGGAAATTGTCGATCCTCCGGCCGAGTCGAGTAACCAGATCTGTTTCGACAATACGCAGAATTATGCCGATCCACATATCTATTTCTGGGGCCCGCAGCCGGCTGCCGGCTTTAACGATCTACCCGGGTGGCCCGGGCGGCCAATGACCCAGAGCGGCGGCTTTCACTGCTACGACTTTACCGGGCATCTTGATGGGGCCATGCCGGATGCGCTGAATGTCATTTTCAATGATAACGGTGCAGCCCAGACCCCCGACCTGTATTTCAGCGGCGACCCCTGCTATCTCGATGGCCAGTGGCAACCTGCTCAGGGTTGCGGGCTCGACGCAAACCCGGATCAGCCTCCCAGCGAGCGCCCGCTGTTGGCCCAGCCTCTGAAATTTCCGGTCTCCGGTAATGTGTCCGGTGGCAATTACCGGTTTGAGATCGCCTACCCCCACCTGCAGGGCCTGTTTATGTCGCCGGTAATGGTGGTGCCGGATGGGCTGAATGACCTGCTGTATGTAGTGGACAAAACCGGTTCTATTTTTACTTTCCCGAATCGGGAAAATGTTGCTCCGGGCGAGGTGCAGACCCTGCTCGACATCAATACCGAAGTCCGGAACTATCATGAGCAGGGCCTGCTCAGCATGGCCTTTGACCCGGGCTTTGCCAGCAATGGCTTTATCTATATTTATTACATTCACGGTACCGATGACAACGAACGCGCACCGGACGGCAGTTACGGTGATGCCATCCTCGAGCGCTGGACCGTGGATGACCCGAACAATCCGGTACAGGTAATTGCCGGCTCCAGAGCGGAGCTGCTGCGCATTCCCCAGCGCGGCCCGGACCACAAGGGCGGCATGATGCAGTTTCACCCGGAAGACAATTACCTGTACCTGAGTATCGGTGACGGTGCCTACGGGCACAGCGCGACCATGCCGTATCCGGAAGATCCGCGCACCAATAATGGCGCGCAGGAACCCGATAACCTGCTGGGGACTTTTATCCGTATCCAGCCACTGGCGCAGCCGGTTGATGGAAAATATTACGCGATCCCCGTAGATAACCCCTTTGTGGGCGTGCCCGGTTTCCGCGAGGAAATCTGGTCCTACGGCCACCGCAACCCCTGGCGCTGGAGCTTCGATAGCGAAGCGCCCTATACCCTGTGGGAAACCGAAGTCGGTCAGGCCGGGTTTGAAGAGGTCAACCTGATCGAAAAGGGAAAAAATTACGGCTGGCCGGTGTGTGAAGGCACCACCAATCGCGGGGATCTGGGGGGAGACCCGGCGAAGAACTGCAGCACGGATTTTGAACCCCCGCGCGATGGTTACGCGCATCCGACTGGTTTCTCGATTATTGGCGGCGTGGTCTATCGGGGCGGTTCGCTTCCGGGACTTACCGGCAACTTCATCTTTGGCGATTACGTCACCAAGCGTATCTGGTCGATTGTGGATGGCGAAGCCAAAACCCTGATCAGTGATACCTTCCCGGAAAACATCGCCTCTTTCGGCACCGATCTCAGTGGAGAAACCCTGCTGGTCTCCACCTACGGCGTGGAGTACGGTGGCCAATCCACAATTTACAAGGTGGTGGATGACGACGCGGAAACCGCGGTAATTCCTGCAAAATTATCTGAAACCGGTCTGTTTGCCGATCTTGAAAACCTGGTGCCGGCCTCGGGCGTGTTGGAATACAGCCTGAATACCAAAGGCTGGTTTGATGGCGCCAGTGTGCGTCACTTCATTTCTCTACCCAACGACAGCCAGATCAATTTTACCGATATTGATAACTGGGATTTGCCAGTGGGGACGGTGCTGGTGAAACACCAGAGCATCGCCACAACGGAAAACCCCCAGCAACCGTTTACCACGTCCGTGCTGTTCCGCCAGGATACCGGCAAGTGGCAAGCGGCGAATTATTACTGGAACAGCGCCGGTACCGACGCTGACCTGGTTAATGAAACACTCACAGTGATGGATGGCGGCATTGAAAGCCGTCAGCGGGCCGTGCAGTCAGCTGCCGACTGCGGATCCTGCCATATAGGAAGTGGCAGTCGCGAGCCCCTGGCGGTACATACGCGACAGCTCAACCGGACTTTCCAGTACGGGGAGTCTCTGGAAAGTGTTGCCAACCAGTTGGACGTATTCAATACGATCGGCCTGTTTAGCGAAGATATTAGCAGTGCGCAAAATCACGCACAGTTTGTCGCGGCGGATGATACTTCCGCTGATTTGAACGAGCGCGCACGCACCTACCTGGATACCAATTGTTCTCACTGTCATGCCAGTGGTTTTATGGACCTGCGCTATGACACACCGCTGGCAGATACGCGCCTGCTCGAAGTGGAGGCCACCGGCAGCACCGCCCGCTTGCGGCCATTCGATCACGCCAGCAGTCTGATTTATATCTATCAGACCACCGATAACAACCGCATGCCCAAGGGGACCCGTTACACCAACCCGGTGGCAGAGGCCCTGTTCAGAAACTGGATTGATGCGACGGCGGCACAGCAAACCGGAATCGCTCTGCTGGCGGGCAGCGATCGCCTTAACAGCGGTGATCTTCTTACTGTCACCGTGCAGGCGGAGTTTGATAACGGCTTCACCGCGGCGGTCGCCGGTACCCCGAGTGTGGCTTCCAGCAATAGTGCGGTGATATCCATCGAGTCCGTTGAAAGCGGTGCGTTTACCCTGCGTGCGGGCGACACCGGCAGCGCCACGGTAACGGTACAGCAAAACGGGTTTAGCAAGTCGCTGACAATTTCGGTGACCACGGTAGATACCGGGATAACAGATATCGCTATTGCGCCGCAGGGATTGCCCCTGGATAGCACCCGTCAGTTAGCGGCCTACGGTGTGCGTGCCGATGGTACGCGCCAGAATCTGTTCGGACGGGTTACCTGGTCCGTGGAGAGCGGTCCGGCCACTGTCGACCAGAGTGGCCTGGTGACGCGCACCGGCGGCGGTGATGTCACTGTGCGCGCGGAAGCCGGCGAGTTTTCTGCAACGGTCGCGCTCACCGAGGCGAGCAGCGGAATATCGGTGCGCTATGACAACCCGGACGATTGGGCTCAGGTATTTGTCCACCTGTGGGTGACCGTCGATGGTCAGGATCAGGCGATTACCCAGTGGCCCGGGCTGCTGATGTCGGGGCCGGATGCCGAAGGTTGGTGGAGTCATACGATTGCGGAGGAAGACCTTCACAACGGTCAGATCAACCTTGTATTCAACAACGGTAACGGCCAGCAGACCGGCGACCAGCGCAATATTGCCGAATCCTCGAGTCTGTCAGGCGGCACGTGGGAACCCTGGGAGTTGCCGGGGCCGGTGGGCGGCGATACTTCGCGCCTGTCGGTGATCGGCGGTACCACCGCCGATGGTGGCCGTGACTACGCGATTGGCAGCATTATTACCGTCACTGCCGATACCCCGCCACTGGGCACCGAGTTCGCCAGCTGGAGCGGCGACGCAGCGCCCTATATCGTCGGCGACCCGTCGCAACCGCAGGTGCAATTGCTGATTCCCCAGCACGACCTGTCCCTGGTTGCCCTGTTCCCCAGTAGTAACAATACCTACGAAGCCGGGCAGAATTTTTACGCAGCGCACTGTGCCAGTTGCCACGGCGACCAGGGGCAGGGCGGTGTGGCGCAGGCGCTTGCAGGGTCCGGTAGCAACTGGCAATTGGCACAGCTCACACAATATATCGAAGACTTTATGCCGATGGATGCGGCGGCCAGCTGCGTCGGCGATCAGCCCGGGGCCTGTGCCTATGAAACGGCGCGCCTGATCGTGGATGAAGCCTGGGATAACGGCTCCTGTGGTGACAGCAGTTGCGACGGCAGCAGCCTGGACCAGCGCAATCTGCGCCTGCTGACACGGGACGAGTATCTCAACAGCGTGCGGGATATTTTTGCCATCGACTTCGATGCCTCGCTGATGGGCCCGGTCCCGGCGGATGGTCGATTCCGCAATTTCGATACGGCCTCTTTCCTCACCGCGGGCAACGATCGCACCCTCGGTTACGAGCTGGTGGCAGAGCAGGTTGCGGACCTCGCCATTGGCCAGACGGGTTTCCTGAATCTCGCCAGTGGCTGTGGCGATGTAAATTGCGTGGTGGACACACTTGGCTTCCGCCTGTTCCGTCGGCCGCTGACCACGACCGAGATTGCCAATTACACACCGCTCTATAGCAGTGAAGATGACGGCCGGTTACTGCTGCAGGCCATGCTGATGTCTCCGCATTTCATGTATCGCTCCGAGCTGGGGCAGCTGGATGCGGAAACCGGGCTTTATCGTCTGGACAACTACGAAGTGGCTACCCTGCTGTCCTACACCTTCTGGGGAACCACACCGGACGATACGCTGCTGCTGGCGGCCACCGAAGAAAACTTCGATGTGGCTGCGCAGGTGGATCGACTGCTGGCGGACCCCAGGTCTGAACGGGGCCTGCGCCGGTTTATCAGCGGATGGCTGATCAACAACCAGTATCCGTTCCCCGCCATCAGCAGTCCCGAGTTGATCGCTGCCTTCAAGGAAGAAACCGTCGGTTTCGTGCTGGAAAATATTCGCAACGATGCAGCCTACAGCACGCTCCTCAGCGGCAATGCCACCTGGGCAGACGAAGTGCTGGCGGCACATTACGGCCTCGATAACAGTGCGGGCAGCGGCTGGATGATGCGCAATTTTCCCGTGGGGGATCCGCGCACCGGTACCGGCCTGCTCGGGCACGGCAGCTTCCTCGCGTCACGCACCAGTACCGTCAACCCGGCGCCGATCAAGCGCGGTGTCTACGTGCGCGAAGTGCTCATGTGCCAGGAGTTTCCGCCCCCCGCGGCAGCCGACTTCAACGTGGTATTTGAAGAGAGCGACAGCAACCGGGAGGCGACCGCACGTCACACCTCCGATCCTGCCTGCGCCGCCTGTCACCAGTTTATCGATGGAGTCGGCTTTGGCTTCGAAGGTTTTGGCAGCGATGCGCTCTACCGGACCATCGAAACCATCGGCACCGGTGAAGAGCAGGCGATTGATGACAGCGGCAGTATCAAGAGCCTGTACACCCCGGCCACGGTACTTGACCCCACCAGCCCCAGTTACGACTTCTACTCGGTGGCGGAACTGGCCAGCCTGATTGCCGGCAGTGATCAGGGGGAGGCCTGCTTCGCCCGCCAGTTCTACCGCTACGTGGTAGGGCGAGAGGAGAGTGCCAGTGATGACCTGATCATTCACACGGTGAGTGAAGACCTGCGCAATGGCGGCGGCATGCAGGCCATGCTGCGCAGCCTGGTGTTGTCCGACGCATTCACCCTGCGTCGCTGA
- a CDS encoding DUF1552 domain-containing protein produces MKLFNQFRLPTVKESTSQSRRKFLQRMAQAGVLLPLASSMLGQKVLAQGGSAQRVLFLYYPNGVVPYNWLPQQGAGAISGSQELSFGLGPLAPWHNRMIVLQNLTLDIGAGAGAHYNDMRGILTGNNQISRESASIDHLIAEQLGSEGVLSLGVRTGSRSDIMISKPRGYDSETRPIPNNDPADAAQKLAVGIQGGGSDSNGEKQAYYEAVLNDFDSLANATLDAARRDKLTLHENALKRLRDLASNQVGQCTFNTNVMSDPYYASSSQLTPTEWQMFPHLARAQVDNIVGAFSCGLHRVATLQLSKGDENGNLVNYSYDECWQMAQDAINQGIQSTSESGPLGATTRWYNEFASHSASHRPGDVPHTAQVRWYHSLLAYTLQQLENKGLLDDTLVVMFSEVGDGSKHGGAAGAVTLAGGAGGALQMGRIINCGDGINNGQRIFGTHQLFGDVARYLGVNSLPESHWSGGVV; encoded by the coding sequence ATGAAACTGTTCAATCAATTCCGTCTCCCCACCGTCAAGGAATCCACCAGCCAGTCGCGCAGGAAATTTCTCCAGCGTATGGCGCAGGCGGGCGTGCTGTTGCCACTGGCCAGCAGCATGTTGGGGCAAAAAGTACTGGCACAGGGCGGCAGTGCTCAGCGGGTACTCTTTCTCTATTACCCCAACGGCGTGGTGCCCTACAACTGGCTGCCGCAACAGGGCGCGGGTGCCATCAGCGGCAGCCAGGAGCTGAGCTTCGGCCTCGGGCCACTCGCGCCCTGGCACAACCGCATGATCGTTCTGCAGAACCTGACCCTGGACATCGGTGCCGGGGCCGGGGCCCACTACAACGATATGCGCGGCATCCTCACCGGCAACAACCAGATCAGCCGCGAGAGCGCCAGTATCGATCATCTGATTGCAGAACAGCTGGGCAGTGAGGGTGTGCTGAGTCTCGGTGTGCGTACCGGCAGCCGCTCGGACATCATGATTTCCAAACCGCGCGGCTACGACAGTGAAACGCGGCCGATTCCCAACAACGACCCCGCGGATGCGGCGCAGAAGCTGGCGGTGGGTATTCAGGGCGGGGGTAGTGACAGTAACGGGGAAAAGCAGGCGTATTACGAAGCCGTACTGAACGACTTCGACAGCCTTGCCAACGCCACCCTGGATGCCGCGCGCAGGGACAAGCTGACCCTGCACGAAAATGCCCTCAAGCGCCTGCGGGACCTCGCCAGCAATCAGGTGGGCCAGTGCACCTTCAATACCAATGTGATGAGCGATCCCTATTACGCATCCAGCAGTCAGCTCACACCCACCGAATGGCAGATGTTCCCGCACCTGGCGCGGGCCCAGGTGGACAATATTGTCGGCGCCTTTTCCTGTGGCCTGCACCGGGTCGCCACCCTGCAACTTTCCAAGGGCGACGAGAACGGCAACCTGGTGAATTACTCCTACGACGAGTGCTGGCAGATGGCCCAGGACGCGATCAACCAGGGTATCCAGAGCACCAGCGAAAGTGGCCCGCTGGGTGCTACCACCCGCTGGTACAACGAGTTTGCCAGCCACAGTGCTTCGCATCGCCCGGGCGATGTGCCGCACACCGCCCAGGTGCGCTGGTATCACTCGTTGCTCGCCTACACCCTGCAGCAACTCGAGAATAAAGGCCTGCTGGATGACACCCTGGTGGTGATGTTCAGTGAGGTCGGGGATGGCTCCAAGCACGGTGGTGCCGCCGGCGCTGTCACCCTCGCCGGTGGCGCCGGCGGCGCGCTGCAGATGGGGCGGATCATCAACTGTGGGGATGGCATCAACAATGGCCAGCGTATTTTTGGTACCCATCAACTGTTCGGTGATGTTGCCCGCTATCTGGGGGTGAACAGCCTGCCGGAAAGCCACTGGAGTGGCGGGGTGGTTTGA
- a CDS encoding alpha-amylase family glycosyl hydrolase, with protein MTVKRYALTGLLTLVAVTGCGGGGGGATPAPTPTPQPTPQPAPEPEPLPEISIDPYWANASIYFLLTDRFNNGDSSNDLAYGRQADGAPLRGFLGGDLRGVIDKLNEGYFSDLGIDAIWMSPIMENVHGYLESSGRTYAYHGYWPKDWTAVDANLGSEADLKELIDTAHAQGIRVLLDVIANHTGPETAQDPLWPSTWVRTSPVCDWSGFAGNVTCTLTDHLPDIRTESNASVEIPEFLLEKWQSEGRQAQELAELDAFFERTGYPRAPRYFLLKWLTDWVREYGVDGFRVDTAKHVEPEFWGQLKREAEDALADWKAQNPLQKIDDQPFFMLGEVYGFGVDDFSNSDGRQYDFGDQQVDFYQYGFDSLINMGFVHHAEQSPAELFAQYAQDLNTGDLKGAGVLSYISSHDDMDSFDRDRSRAFESATKLLLAPGAVQVYYGDELGRPLTDAQALYDAELRSFMNWQDMADTDTQLLLTHWQKLLKFRQRFLALGAGEHQVIQQAPLVFSRSLENFAPVVVALDQPASDKKIPVAGVFEEGQSLLDFYSGASAQVVNGEVALSTPHSVVLLGVPQ; from the coding sequence ATGACGGTAAAGCGGTATGCGTTGACCGGGTTGTTGACGTTGGTGGCTGTTACGGGATGCGGAGGCGGTGGAGGTGGTGCAACGCCTGCACCGACGCCAACACCGCAGCCGACACCACAACCAGCTCCCGAACCAGAACCCCTGCCGGAAATTTCCATTGATCCCTATTGGGCCAATGCGAGTATCTACTTCCTGCTCACGGACCGGTTTAACAACGGCGACAGCAGCAACGACCTGGCCTATGGTCGCCAGGCCGACGGTGCGCCCCTGCGCGGTTTCCTCGGCGGAGACCTGCGCGGGGTCATTGATAAGCTGAACGAAGGTTATTTTTCCGATCTTGGCATCGACGCTATCTGGATGTCACCGATTATGGAAAATGTGCACGGTTATCTGGAAAGCTCCGGTCGCACCTATGCCTATCACGGCTACTGGCCAAAGGACTGGACCGCGGTAGATGCCAACCTGGGCAGTGAGGCTGATTTGAAGGAGTTGATCGATACCGCGCACGCGCAGGGCATCCGGGTATTGCTCGATGTGATCGCCAATCACACCGGCCCGGAAACCGCGCAGGACCCACTGTGGCCGAGCACATGGGTGCGTACTTCACCGGTGTGCGACTGGTCCGGTTTCGCCGGCAATGTCACCTGCACACTCACCGATCACCTGCCGGACATCCGCACGGAAAGTAACGCGTCGGTGGAAATTCCCGAATTCCTGCTGGAAAAATGGCAGTCCGAGGGACGCCAGGCGCAGGAGCTGGCAGAACTGGATGCGTTCTTCGAACGCACCGGCTACCCGCGCGCGCCGCGCTATTTCCTGCTGAAATGGCTCACCGACTGGGTGCGGGAATACGGCGTGGACGGTTTTCGCGTGGACACCGCCAAGCATGTGGAGCCAGAATTCTGGGGGCAGCTGAAGCGGGAAGCCGAAGACGCACTGGCGGACTGGAAAGCGCAAAATCCACTGCAGAAAATCGACGACCAACCCTTCTTCATGCTGGGAGAAGTTTACGGCTTCGGCGTCGATGATTTCTCTAACAGTGATGGTCGCCAGTATGACTTTGGTGATCAGCAGGTGGACTTTTACCAGTATGGTTTCGACAGCCTGATCAATATGGGATTTGTGCACCACGCGGAACAGTCGCCGGCAGAGCTATTTGCACAATATGCACAGGACCTTAATACCGGTGACCTCAAGGGCGCCGGTGTGCTCAGTTACATCAGCTCCCACGACGATATGGACAGCTTTGACCGGGACCGCAGTCGAGCGTTTGAATCTGCCACAAAGTTGTTGCTGGCACCCGGCGCAGTACAGGTATATTACGGTGATGAGCTGGGGCGGCCGCTAACGGACGCGCAGGCGCTGTACGATGCCGAGTTGCGCAGTTTCATGAACTGGCAGGATATGGCGGATACCGATACTCAGCTGCTGCTGACGCACTGGCAAAAACTTTTGAAATTCCGCCAGCGGTTTTTGGCGCTCGGTGCAGGTGAACATCAGGTGATCCAGCAGGCGCCGCTGGTGTTTTCCAGGAGCCTGGAAAATTTTGCCCCGGTGGTGGTCGCATTGGATCAACCTGCCAGCGACAAGAAAATACCGGTCGCTGGGGTATTTGAGGAGGGGCAGTCGTTGCTGGATTTCTACTCCGGGGCCAGTGCCCAGGTGGTCAATGGCGAAGTTGCACTGAGCACACCGCACTCCGTGGTCTTGCTGGGTGTGCCGCAATAA